Proteins from one Bombus affinis isolate iyBomAffi1 chromosome 1, iyBomAffi1.2, whole genome shotgun sequence genomic window:
- the LOC126928884 gene encoding serine/arginine repetitive matrix protein 2 isoform X3 — translation MFPTFIGILDIQSWWEVPSIAHFCSLFRAAFNLLDFDIEDLEEALLTDGGTEGRLVQELIVRLLEGCLPNDTRNDISTFNYQMFLRRLFRKKCQEYKCENPFNTDVDFELLPLRQKVEILRALCDFRLDAEDVEQSLGNLDSDSLRVEPLGHDRKNSAYWYFYGTRLYREDYIDTSNSISHKQKSKPRDKKRKRRRNRVAKEEEEEEEKKEDSLIHGKAKESVWQVVCFTQQDWSRLVEKFRDSEYDTERKLYRTLSEDFMPEIPKLFDLKEKQQRRKLLQRNSSRVLRSHEPTTQMETVMVRSKIKTKTNKGSKKGTQNSKNVYVKEETPPPLPSPPIQKKGRQTNNSLASAVGQIVIHTRDEVEGLEKKKGIGSNSDGNYVSSNYGYKYGYSFGIEEEERRVGMHKVLESLKDHVDAWPFIDPVDEEYAPRYYSVVRKPMDLSTMEEKLENGLYKSLSEFKRDFRLIVDNCRQYNGSDNEYTEMAFNLKEAFDKAVGRYLESETSSDEDPSSPKSFLATPASPSCPSRVSSPHQNRKRSKKSTKKSKSYKSESKGKSKANDKNDEEEKRGKNYKLPKKKRGKKKSKRAKDEESVNEEEQEEQESEDAMSESSVITAKRNNLLLKTKKLTSKESEEFKKIDKKVSKERHQQKKETENVRPMKESKENKKRKEDFEEDYEPLVVVKSKNKKIEKKELEETEVFTDNAKKNKLKKTESHENEPLPENKEKTQHIKVKKNRKKEKTGLKAFKSDEKSEKSRTKDKEKKSKQKNDELKNGEISSEIDSKDLDLESDVDSKETHTSKKIPAFIGDKDIESLDGLKDKISERRREEKLKNEKEKQKKTGKNDLHNMYSKKVPSNGSTFHDSDKSSVKRPKLKKGIKEEKVPIMEDPVKTQDQEVAETKKVKVAQSKHTKGFGKEESSMQALNQATEQTLHDINKWLDDAPRLSEFSSGSDSPIFHSSSVESGRSGPKVEAPRKRPSSIKIFGPHGPSRPKKIQRTIDRLQPGKSKGNLLLKKPLNLPNVNAAEMTVQLTSDNDQTNKNTDEEPKLSLGTVLKNVDSIQLICKSLVSSPNPNFSNDDEEEDHNTLPAVPVSSLREEKISGITTTQTPAIVEESKDNQSNAKDTQKPKTATPNLSAWFKAFGAPKSKKKDEESEDGITKKDGELQEVFCGRQRRMSTGGSSVSESVSSFSQESPPGRSGRSPQGQPIMASVEPQIRGAGFYQDALSTGSSPYNSPYYATPPRYSAQLPPTPSPQNHPLSPAYPSSSYEQAPLYSQIPTQQSHQTFQKSPQENSGEMYHQLSPTFPQRSPQTNFPQNSTQNESYNQPLQSSNQSQSPVYSQHSPQPIQQIYPQPSPQPPPSNYSQPSPQQPSAPKYSQLSPQQNAANYSQPSPQAANYSQPSPQQPHSPYSQASPQAPPNYSQPSPQQQPSPFAQSPQQSSGYSQMSPQPPSSNYSQQSPQPPSNYSQQSPQPPSNYSQPSPQTPSNYSQASPQPPSNYSQPSPQPPSNYSQPSPQPPSNYSQPSPQPPSNYSQPSPQPPSNYSQPSPQPPSNYSQPSPQPPSNYSQPSPQPPPVYSQQSQSSNFSHPSPQTHSASYTQSSPQPLTTGYSQPSPQPRNYSQPSPQQIQTFPQHSPQAPPSYSQPSPQNAAYSQPQQSPQQPVKYSQPSPQQPANYSHSIHSPQTPQNYSQLSPQQPPPSNYSQPSPSPQQSRNYSQTSPSPQQSRNYSQPSPSPQQSHNYTQPAPSPQQTRTYSQPSPQQKSACTSQASQSSQQPSNYSQPSPQQSTNYSLQQPQPQSQKSAEEYPQAASTPSNYSHGYKQNHSYIQSSVSSTLNETEHRTDYLKSNTTEKSSSTEQQRNFAVPPETASLNLNANHQIYQSPNQYPPTFGNNYPNIDLQRSVSRHGGQEQSQQQQQSSQERPSFTDLSNSLNAQKYAQQRSFLGKTSSTSEQLSTQDQSQILAFQQNLTAHESLYPSGFQSSGYPMPNSRPVYPSPHYFDASSKAATNSGPVNSSTSNLPPVKKRIYNESSTEASRGLTQETTARTGQEQFSFDPIMALPQPEAVSASQFDTAFVGNLADSVATNPAYARLGLGLVSRTGKEQQQLLTIPRPPQTKPEHLAYARSPASGAAEIDLNLLQSLQTAAAKNTQGILSMPSSRRGGEASSSSTSTSVKTKKSRKSKQQQQEQQNVTSVSSVVSTEPQSGTGIPGFPQYTGTSADSIGLKNTTMVPPAGSAFNFAASTSTTTSSPFYDKDASAAAAAFAFLDEFRNPNSYYSMALRQQQQQQQQQVPPVTDATQQACNKLSNQPPRNYPPHPFLHSAQRSAAYGPPVSAYVTPHGPNLTMDPTAYQQYIHSLYALQPPPHHHRPSWL, via the exons ATGTTTCCCACTTTCATCGGAATCCTAG ACATTCAATCGTGGTGGGAGGTGCCAAGTATAGCACACTTCTGCTCATTATTTAGGGCTGCCTTCAATCTCCTGGACTTTGATATTGAG GATTTAGAAGAAGCTTTGTTAACGGATGGTGGAACCGAGGGACGTTTAGTACAGGAGCTAATAGTCAGGTTACTTGAAGGTTGTTTACCAAATGACACGCGCAATGACATCTCAACCTTTAACTATCAGATGTTTCTTCGCAGACTTTTTAGAAAGAAATGTCAG GAATACAAATGTGAAAATCCTTTTAATACAGATGTAGATTTTGAGTTACTACCACTCCGTCAAAAAGTAGAAATTTTACGTGCTCTCTGCGACTTTCGGCTTGACGCTGAAGACGTg GAGCAATCATTAGGTAATTTGGACTCGGATAGCCTGCGAGTCGAACCTTTAGGACATGATCGTAAGAATTCTGCCTATTGGTACTTTTACGGCACTCGATTATATAGGGAGGACTACATTGATACTTCTAACAGCATCTCGCACAAACAGAAAAGTAAGCCTAGGGATAAAAAGCGTAAAAGACGACGAAACAGAGTGGCgaaggaggaagaggaagaggaggagaagAAGGAGGACAGTTTAATACACGGAAAAGCAAAAGAAAGTGTTTGGCAGGTTGTCTGCTTTACTCAGCAGGACTGGAGCCGTCTAGTTGAAAAATTTCGTGATTCG GAGTACGATACCGAACGTAAACTTTACCGTACTCTGTCCGAGGATTTCATGCCTGAAATCCCGAAACTTTTTgatttaaaagaaaaacagcAAAGGCGCAAattgttacaacgtaatagttcgcGTGTACTTCGAAGTCACGAACCAACGACACAGATGGAAACAGTCATGGTTAGATCGAAGATCAAAACTAAAACAAACAAAGGGAGTAAAAAGGGGACTCAGAATTCAAAGAATGTTTATGTTAAAGAGGAGACACCTCCACCCTTACCTTCACCGCCGATTCAAAAAAAAGGACGGCAAACTAATAATTCATTGGCTTCAGCTGTTGGTCAAATTGTGATTCACACTAGGGACGAAGTGGAGggattagaaaaaaagaaaggcatTGGAAGTAATAGCGATGGGAATTATGTATCCTCCAATTACGGATATAAATACGGTTACTCGTTTGGAATTGAAGAAGAAGAACGTCGTGTTGGAATGCACAAAGTTCTTGAAAGTCTCAAAGATCATGTGGATGCTTGGCCATTCATTGATCCTGTGGATGAAGAATATGCCCCAAG gTACTATAGCGTGGTGCGAAAACCCATGGACCTTAGTACAATGGAGGAGAAACTTGAAAATGGTTTATATAAAAGTTTAAGTGAATTCAAACGTGATTTTCGACTTATAGTAGATAATTGTAGGCAATATAATGGCTCTGATAATG AGTACACAGAAATGGCATTTAACCTTAAGGAAGCATTTGACAAAGCAGTGGGACGTTACTTGGAATCGGAAACATCTAGCGACGAGGATCCTTCGTCACCGAAGTCATTTCTTGCTACTCCCGCATCTCCGTCGTGTCCTTCTCGCGTTTCGTCTCCTCATCAGaatagaaaacgttcgaaaaaatCTACGAAAAAATCGAAATCATATAAATCTGAAAGCAAAGGAAAATCTAAAGCGAATGATAAGaacgacgaagaagaaaaacgggGCAAAAATTATAAACTTCCGAAGAAAAAAAGAGGTAAGAAAAAGAGTAAAAGAGCAAAGGACGAAGAATCGGTAAATGAAGAAGAACAAGAAGAGCAAGAAAGCGAGGATGCAATGTCTGAATCGAGTGTCATAACagcaaaaagaaataatttattgttaAAAACCAAAAAGCTAACATCCAAAGAATCAGAGGAGTTTAAGAAGATAGATAAAAAAGTTAGTAAAGAACGTCATCAACAAAAGAAGGAAACGGAAAATGTGCGGCCGATGAAAGAATCGAAAGAGAATAAGAAGCGAAAAGAGGATTTCGAAGAAGATTATGAGCCCCTAGTCgtcgtaaaaagtaaaaataagaaaatcgaGAAGAAGGAActcgaggagacggaagtatttacaGATAACGCGAAGAAGAACAAATTGAAGAAAACCGAATCTCACGAAAATGAACCATTACCGGAGAATAAAGAGAAAACGCAGCATATCAAAGTTAAGAAGAatcgaaagaaggaaaagacGGGGTTAAAGGCTTTTAAATCTGACGAGAAGTCTGAAAAAAGCCGTACTAAGGACAAAGAGAAAAAATCAAAACAAAAAAACGATGAACTTAAAAACGGAGAGATATCAAGTGAAATAGATTCCAAAGATTTAGATTTAGAAAGCGATGTAGATTCAAAAGAAACACATACGTCTAAGAAAATTCCTGCATTTATAGGTGATAAAGATATAGAATCGTTGGATGgtttaaaagataaaataagCGAGAGGAGGCGGGaggagaaattgaaaaatgaGAAGGAAAAACAGAAGAAAACTGGAAAAAACGACCTTCACAATATGTATTCAAAAAAAGTGCCTTCAAATGGTAGTACCTTTCATGACAGCGATAAATCCAGTGTAAAACGACCAAAGTTAAAAAAgggaataaaagaagaaaaagttcCTATCATGGAAGATCCTGTCAAGACTCAAGACCAAGAAGTCGCTGAGACTAAGAAAGTAAAAGTAGCTCAGTCGAAGCATACCAAAGGATTTGGAAAAGAAGAAAGCTCCATGCAAGCATTGAATCAGGCAACAGAACAGACGCTTCAT GATATCAACAAATGGTTAGATGACGCACCAAGACTCTCTGAATTTTCTTCAGGAAGTGATTCTCCAATATTTCATTCTTCGTCCGTCGAATCTGGCCGATCAGGCCCAAAAGTAGAAGCACCAAGGAAACGACCAAGTTCCATCAAAATCTTCGGTCCTCACGGACCTAGTAGACCCAAAAAGATCCAACGTACGATAGATCGCTTACAACCTGGAAAAAGTAAGGGAAATTTGCTTCTAAAAAAACCATTGAACTTACCTAACGTTAATGCTGCTGAAATGACCGTGCAATTGACCAGCGACAACGATCAAACGAACAAGAACACGGACGAAGAACCAAAACTTAGTTTAGGAACTGTTTTGAAAAATGTGGATTCCATACAGTTAATTTGTAAAAGTTTAGTTTCCTCGCCCAATCCCAATTTTTCTAACGACGATGAAGAAGAAGACCACAATACTCTTCCTGCAGTTCCGGTATCTAGTCTTAGAGAAGAGAAAATATCCGGAATAACGACAACGCAAACACCTGCCATTGTAGAAGAGTCTAAAGATAATCAATCTAACGCGAAGGACACGCAGAAGCCCAAAACAGCGACACCAAATTTGAGTGCTTGGTTTAAAGCGTTCGGAGCACCAAAGTCGAAGAAGAAAGACGAAGAGTCGGAGGACGGTATAACGAAGAAGGATGGTGAATTGCAGGAAGTGTTTTGTGGTAGACAAAGAAGAATGAGTACCGGTGGTAGTAGTGTAAGTGAATCCGTTTCGAGTTTCTCCCAGGAGTCACCACCTGGACGTTCAGGTCGATCTCCGCAAGGTCAACCGATAATGGCTTCGGTCGAGCCACAGATTAGAGGAGCCGGATTCTATCAGGACGCTTTATCAACGGGAAGTAGCCCTTACAATAGTCCCTATTATGCTACACCTCCAAGATACAGTGCTCAATTACCCCCCACTCCATCCCCACAAAATCATCCATTATCTCCAGCCTATCCATCATCATCGTACGAACAGGCACCTCTTTATTCCCAGATACCGACCCAACAGTCGCATCAAACGTTTCAGAAATCACCTCAAGAAAATTCTGGGGAGATGTATCATCAATTATCACCCACTTTTCCTCAGCGATCTCCTCAAACTAATTTCCCTCAGAATTCGACACAAAACGAGTCATATAATCAACCATTGCAATCTTCTAATCAGAGTCAATCTCCTGTTTATTCGCAGCATTCACCACAACCCATACAGCAGATATATCCTCAACCTTCTCCACAGCCACCACCATCGAATTATTCTCAACCATCTCCTCAGCAACCATCTGCTCCTAAATATTCACAACTGTCTCCACAACAAAATGCTGCCAATTATTCTCAACCATCTCCACAAGCTGCTAATTATTCTCAACCTTCGCCTCAGCAACCGCATTCACCTTACTCTCAGGCCTCTCCCCAAGCACCGCCAAATTATTCTCAACCATCTCCACAACAACAACCTTCTCCATTTGCACAATCTCCACAGCAGTCGTCTGGATACTCTCAGATGTCTCCTCAACCACCATCATCAAATTATTCTCAACAATCGCCACAACCACCTTCCAATTACTCTCAACAATCGCCACAACCACCTTCCAATTATTCTCAGCCATCACCACAAACACCTTCCAATTATTCTCAAGCATCACCTCAACCACCTTCCAATTATTCTCAACCATCACCACAGCCACCTTCCAATTATTCTCAGCCATCGCCACAGCCACCTTCCAATTATTCTCAACCATCGCCACAGCCAC CTTCCAATTATTCTCAGCCATCGCCACAGCCACCTTCCAATTATTCTCAACCATCGCCACAGCCACCTTCCAATTATTCTCAACCATCGCCACAACCACCTTCCAATTATTCCCAGCCATCGCCTCAACCTCCTCCAGTGTATTCTCAACAATCTCAATCTTCAAACTTCTCACATCCATCACCTCAGACACATTCTGCCAGCTACACGCAATCCTCACCTCAACCTCTCACAACAGGCTACTCCCAACCATCGCCTCAACCTCGAAACTATTCTCAACCTTCGCCTCAACAAATCCAAACCTTTCCTCAACATTCCCCACAAGCACCGCCTTCATACTCTCAACCTTCTCCTCAGAATGCAGCATATTCACAGCCTCAACAATCGCCTCAGCAACCAGTTAAATATTCTCAGCCTTCTCCTCAACAACCTGCCAATTACTCACACTCGATACACTCGCCTCAAACGCCACAAAATTATTCGCAGTTGTCTCCTCAGCAACCACCGCCAAGCAACTACTCTCAGCCTTCACCATCGCCTCAGCAATCCCGGAACTACTCTCAAACGTCTCCATCGCCTCAGCAGTCTCGTAACTATTCCCAACCATCGCCATCTCCTCAACAATCACATAATTACACTCAACCAGCGCCATCACCTCAGCAAACCCGCACCTACTCTCAACCGTCACCTCAGCAAAAGTCCGCATGCACATCACAGGCGTCGCAATCTTCGCAACAACCTTCGAATTACTCGCAACCGTCTCCACAACAAAGTACAAACTACAGTCTACAGCAACCGCAACCACAATCACAAAAGAGCGCAGAAGAATATCCACAAGCTGCATCGACGCCTTCAAATTATTCTCACGGATATAAACAGAACCATTCGTATATTCAGTCTTCAGTGTCGTCAACTTTAAACGAAACAGAACACCGGACTGATTACTTGAAATCTAATACTACGGAGAAGTCTTCGAGCACGGAGCAGCAGAGGAATTTTGCTGTACCACCGGAGACTGCGTCGTTAAACCTAAATGCGAATCATCAGATTTATCAGTCACCAAACCAATATCCACCAACGTTCGGCAATAATTATCCTAATATCGACCTCCAGAGGTCTGTTTCAAGGCACGGTGGTCAGGAACAGtcacaacaacagcaacaatcGTCCCAGGAGCGGCCTAGTTTTACCGACCTTAGCAATTCTCTGAACGCTCAAAAGTACGCTCAACAGCGGTCGTTCCTTGGTAAGACGTCAAGTACCAGCGAACAACTCTCAACGCAAGATCAGTCGCAAATCCTAGCATTCCAACAAAATCTGACAGCTCATGAATCTCTTTATCCTAGTGGTTTCCAATCGTCTGGTTATCCGATGCCAAATTCTAGACCCGTGTATCCAAGTCCACATTACTTCGATGCCAGTTCAAAGGCTGCGACTAACAGCGGACCGGTGAACAGCTCGACCAGTAATTTGCCTCCAGTGAAGAAACGAATTTACAATGAATCATCTACAGAGGCGTCTCGCGGTTTGACGCAGGAAACGACAGCGAGAACAGGCCAGGAACAATTTAGCTTCGACCCCATAATGGCATTGCCGCAACCTGAAGCAGTTTCAGCTAGTCAATTCGACACTGCGTTTGTCGGCAACCTAGCCGACTCCGTAGCGACGAATCCAGCGTATGCGCGTCTAGGCCTAGGTTTGGTCAGCCGTACTGGTAAAGAACAACAACAATTGTTAACCATTCCTCGACCACCACAGACGAAGCCAGAACACCTGGCGTACGCCCGTAGTCCAGCATCCGGCGCAGCGGAAATAGATCTGAACTTACTTCAAAGTTTACAGACGGCAGCAGCGAAGAATACACAGGGTATTCTGTCAATGCCGTCGTCTCGCAGAGGTGGAGAAGCGTCTAGTAGTTCTACGTCGACATCTGTGAAAACGAAAAAGAGCAGAAAGAGCAAACAGCAACAGCAAGAGCAACAAAACGTAACAAGCGTCTCGTCGGTGGTTAGCACGGAACCACAATCTGGTACAGGTATACCTGGTTTTCCACAATACACGGGAACATCAGCTGACTCGATTGGTTTAAAGAATACTACCATGGTTCCACCAGCTGGGAGTGCCTTTAATTTCGCTGCGTCAACCAGTACCACGACCAGTTCACCTTTCTACGATAAAGACGCATCAGCTGCAGCGGCTGCGTTCGCATTTTTGGATGAGTTTCGAAATCCAAATAGTTACTATAGCATGGCGCTCaggcaacagcagcaacaacaacaacagcaagtTCCGCCAGTTACGGACGCCACGCAACAAGCCTGTAACAAGCTTAGCAATCAACCGCCAAGAAATTATCCGCCTCACCCTTTCCTTCATTCCGCTCAGAGATCAGCAGCTTACGGGCCTCCTGTGTCTGCTTATGTAACGCCTCATGGGCCAAACTTAACGATGGATCCGACCGCTTATCAACAGTACATTCATTCCCTGTACGCGCTTCAACCGCCGCCCCATCATCATCGACCGTCCTGGCTTTAG